A stretch of the Candidatus Krumholzibacteriia bacterium genome encodes the following:
- a CDS encoding MBL fold metallo-hydrolase codes for MQSIRAAASGLVLAAGLAAVCLVPSSAVAQWDEVEIGSQELTPSIHVLTGRGGNMAVCVGDEGVFLVDDQYAPLTDRIRAKIAEIHDGPVRFVLNTHWHGDHTGGNENFGETGSLIVAHDNVRARMAIENVSTIWDRTTPPSPEGALPVVTFNDEVTFHVNGETVHCFHVANAHTDGDAVVHFVDADVIHMGDVYFNGLYPFIDTDSGGSIDGMIAAVERVMALCTPETVLIAGHGPVGDLDSLRAYHDMLVRIRARTNALIRQGADLDAVIAAAPTAEWDAEWGQTWIDGEKFIEIVFGDLAGRAPSSD; via the coding sequence TCGTCCCGTCCTCCGCCGTCGCACAATGGGACGAGGTCGAGATCGGGTCGCAGGAACTCACGCCGTCGATCCACGTGCTCACCGGCCGTGGCGGCAACATGGCCGTGTGCGTGGGTGACGAAGGCGTCTTCCTCGTCGACGACCAGTACGCGCCCCTCACCGACAGGATCCGCGCGAAGATCGCAGAGATCCACGACGGCCCCGTTCGCTTCGTCCTGAACACCCACTGGCACGGTGATCACACCGGCGGCAACGAGAACTTCGGCGAGACGGGATCGTTGATCGTCGCGCACGACAACGTTCGTGCTCGCATGGCGATCGAGAACGTGTCGACGATCTGGGATCGCACCACCCCGCCGTCGCCCGAAGGTGCCCTGCCGGTGGTGACCTTCAACGACGAGGTCACCTTCCACGTGAACGGCGAGACCGTGCACTGCTTCCACGTGGCGAACGCCCACACCGACGGCGACGCCGTCGTCCACTTCGTCGATGCCGACGTCATCCACATGGGCGACGTGTACTTCAACGGACTCTACCCGTTCATCGATACCGACAGCGGGGGCAGCATCGACGGCATGATCGCCGCCGTCGAACGGGTCATGGCTCTGTGCACACCCGAGACCGTCCTGATCGCGGGCCACGGTCCGGTGGGCGACCTCGATTCGCTCCGCGCCTACCATGACATGCTGGTCCGGATCCGCGCCCGCACGAACGCGCTGATCCGCCAGGGGGCGGACCTCGACGCGGTGATCGCCGCGGCGCCGACCGCGGAGTGGGACGCCGAGTGGGGGCAGACCTGGATCGACGGCGAAAAGTTCATCGAGATCGTGTTCGGCGACCTCGCGGGCCGAGCCCCGTCGTCGGATTGA
- a CDS encoding HDOD domain-containing protein — translation MEVLEHDQLILQAQDLEPLPATASRLARLVADPNSEMKEIVEAISLDQALTVKVLRVANSASSGSVNAITTVDRAVIRLGTGAVLSMAVAAGVRTRMLGAVPAYDLSEGRLWEHSVAAALAAESMIGLPSFTVPPETFTAALLHDVGKLVLGRFLDRDIQEFLERARSDGGRSGPEAETEVLNVNHAELGGLIAAHWKLPRSICVGIQYHHEPEECGDEEGLEHVPWIVHLADLVAARLGRGTHDTVPEDEDFAPALGALGMDERKFGKLIERTERRLEEVGERFN, via the coding sequence ATGGAAGTCCTCGAGCACGATCAGCTGATCCTGCAGGCCCAGGACCTCGAGCCCCTGCCCGCCACGGCGTCGCGCCTGGCCCGGCTGGTGGCGGATCCGAACTCCGAGATGAAGGAGATCGTCGAGGCGATCTCGCTCGACCAGGCCCTGACCGTGAAGGTCCTGCGGGTGGCCAATTCCGCGTCGAGTGGGTCGGTGAACGCGATCACCACCGTCGATCGGGCCGTGATCCGCCTCGGGACCGGAGCCGTCCTCTCGATGGCCGTCGCCGCCGGCGTGCGGACCCGGATGTTGGGAGCGGTGCCGGCCTACGACCTGTCCGAGGGGCGGTTGTGGGAGCACTCGGTGGCCGCAGCGTTGGCCGCGGAGTCCATGATCGGGCTACCGTCGTTCACGGTACCGCCGGAGACGTTCACCGCCGCTCTCCTGCACGACGTGGGCAAGCTGGTCCTGGGTCGGTTCCTCGACCGGGACATCCAGGAATTCCTCGAGCGTGCGCGGTCCGACGGTGGCCGGTCGGGTCCCGAGGCCGAGACCGAGGTCCTGAACGTGAACCACGCCGAGCTGGGCGGACTGATCGCGGCGCACTGGAAGCTCCCCCGCAGCATCTGCGTGGGGATCCAGTATCACCACGAGCCGGAGGAGTGTGGCGACGAGGAGGGGCTGGAACACGTCCCGTGGATCGTCCACCTCGCCGACCTGGTCGCCGCGCGCCTCGGACGCGGCACCCACGACACCGTTCCCGAGGACGAGGACTTCGCGCCGGCCCTCGGCGCCCTGGGAATGGACGAGCGGAAGTTCGGCAAGCTGATCGAGCGCACCGAGCGTCGCCTGGAAGAGGTCGGGGAGCGCTTCAACTGA
- a CDS encoding cytochrome c3 family protein, translated as MSQLFHHSTNALARFSLFGGVVILAGLGYLGWVWAHSSYMTGESVVLNQPVPFSHDHHTAGLGIDCRYCHTSVEESSSAGIPPVQTCMNCHNIMWNREDMLAPVRDAYRAGESIPWNRVYDLPDYVYFDHSIHVNKGIGCETCHGRVDRQPLIQQAESLQMKWCLECHNSPEQFIRPRDEVLTMGYEPEGDPAELAHRLIEEYDVAPGIDCGVCHR; from the coding sequence ATGTCGCAGTTGTTCCACCACAGTACCAACGCGCTGGCCCGCTTCTCCCTGTTCGGCGGCGTCGTGATCCTGGCCGGCCTCGGCTATCTCGGATGGGTCTGGGCCCACTCGTCCTACATGACGGGTGAGAGCGTGGTCCTGAACCAGCCCGTCCCGTTCAGCCACGACCACCACACGGCGGGCCTGGGCATCGACTGCCGCTACTGCCACACCTCGGTCGAGGAATCCAGTTCCGCGGGGATCCCGCCCGTCCAGACCTGCATGAACTGCCACAACATCATGTGGAACCGCGAGGACATGCTCGCGCCCGTGCGCGACGCCTACCGCGCCGGCGAGTCGATCCCGTGGAATCGGGTGTACGACCTGCCCGACTACGTCTACTTCGATCACAGCATCCACGTGAACAAGGGTATCGGCTGTGAGACCTGCCACGGTCGGGTCGATCGTCAGCCGCTGATCCAGCAGGCGGAATCGCTGCAGATGAAGTGGTGCCTGGAGTGCCACAACAGTCCCGAGCAGTTCATCCGCCCTCGTGACGAGGTCCTGACCATGGGGTACGAACCCGAGGGAGACCCCGCCGAGCTCGCGCATCGGTTGATCGAGGAGTACGACGTGGCGCCGGGCATCGACTGCGGCGTCTGCCATCGTTGA